Proteins from a genomic interval of Kribbella aluminosa:
- the ngcE gene encoding N-acetylglucosamine/diacetylchitobiose ABC transporter substrate-binding protein, whose product MIEVDRRTLLRAALAGSAVATLASCAQPVQSKSAPVAAGSSVDGSKPLEFFNFDGGYGKEWTTMPLDLYRKEFPKADVKLNSGQQLQQQLQPRFIQGDPPDLIENVGMDGATLAAQKQVMDIGRLLDMEAYGQPGVKVRDTLLPGVAEAGRYDGVKYEMPYVFGVGGIWYSKPMMEKHGWEYPKHWDEMLALCAEIKKTTDIAPWTYQGKFPGYLTNPMLMTAYKAAGPDLKKKVDNLEPNAWRDPALIAAAEGYQELAAKGYLLEGSQALSHTQSQTYWAQGKAVFIPCGGWLENELGDIAPKDLGMTMVPAPGMSKDDKAPFETVTGGPGGALIVPAKAKNPQGGIELLRIILSKQCMQNFTKVTKSLTVVKGASDGVELSSANKSMQAVIEAAGTNMFADWSWRLWYKKLLDNSDKAMAALMNREVTPDGWSKQMQNYADETAKDPSIKKFHV is encoded by the coding sequence ATGATCGAGGTCGACCGCCGTACCCTGCTCCGCGCCGCCTTGGCCGGATCCGCCGTCGCCACGCTCGCCTCCTGCGCGCAGCCCGTCCAGAGCAAGAGTGCACCGGTCGCGGCCGGGTCGTCGGTGGACGGCAGCAAGCCGCTGGAGTTCTTCAACTTCGACGGCGGCTACGGCAAGGAATGGACCACGATGCCGCTGGATCTCTACCGCAAGGAGTTCCCGAAGGCGGACGTCAAGCTGAACAGCGGCCAGCAGCTCCAGCAGCAACTTCAGCCGCGCTTCATCCAGGGCGACCCGCCGGACCTGATCGAGAACGTCGGCATGGACGGTGCGACGCTGGCCGCGCAGAAGCAGGTGATGGACATCGGCCGGCTGCTCGACATGGAGGCCTACGGTCAGCCCGGCGTCAAGGTCCGCGACACGCTGCTCCCCGGCGTCGCCGAGGCCGGCCGGTACGACGGGGTGAAGTACGAGATGCCGTACGTCTTCGGCGTCGGCGGGATCTGGTACAGCAAGCCGATGATGGAGAAGCACGGCTGGGAGTACCCGAAGCACTGGGACGAGATGCTCGCCCTCTGCGCGGAGATCAAGAAGACGACGGACATCGCGCCCTGGACGTACCAGGGCAAGTTCCCCGGGTACCTCACCAACCCGATGCTGATGACGGCGTACAAGGCCGCCGGCCCGGACCTGAAGAAGAAGGTCGACAACCTGGAGCCGAACGCGTGGCGCGACCCGGCGCTGATCGCGGCCGCCGAGGGCTACCAGGAGCTGGCCGCGAAGGGCTACCTGCTGGAGGGCTCGCAAGCGCTCTCACACACCCAGTCGCAGACCTATTGGGCGCAGGGCAAGGCCGTCTTCATCCCGTGCGGCGGCTGGCTGGAGAACGAGCTCGGTGACATCGCGCCGAAGGACCTCGGCATGACGATGGTCCCGGCGCCGGGGATGTCGAAGGACGACAAGGCGCCGTTCGAGACCGTCACCGGTGGTCCTGGCGGCGCGCTGATCGTGCCGGCCAAGGCGAAGAACCCGCAGGGCGGGATCGAGCTGCTGCGGATCATCCTGTCCAAGCAGTGCATGCAGAACTTCACCAAGGTGACCAAGTCGCTGACCGTGGTGAAAGGCGCCAGCGACGGCGTCGAGCTGTCCTCGGCGAACAAGTCCATGCAGGCGGTGATCGAGGCCGCCGGCACGAACATGTTCGCGGACTGGTCGTGGCGGCTGTGGTACAAGAAGCTGCTGGACAACTCGGACAAGGCGATGGCCGCGCTGATGAACCGCGAGGTCACGCCGGACGGGTGGAGCAAGCAGATGCAGAATTACGCCGACGAGACCGCGAAGGATCCGTCGATCAAGAAGTTCCACGTCTGA
- a CDS encoding carbohydrate ABC transporter permease, with translation MHHGKYRFIVGLLLVPLAVYAVFVISPYVQAFPIAFTNWEGLSASYDYIGFGNFVTLFHDSVFWVALRHNLFLLVSLPIIIVTLSLFFSAALNYRGGVPGARIYKVVYFFPGVLSIAIVGVLWQFVFEPRNGLLNGFLRAIGLDSLARLWLGDGKTALGSIMAVVVWGGVGFYVVLFTAAMAAIPKELYEAALLDGAGAMQTFFRVTLPLIWNTVQTALAFQVIGALDMFALVKILSVGPGGPDDATQVISLYMYTNAFSYGKFGYASAIGVTLFLINMILTLLTFRLTRRERVEY, from the coding sequence ATGCACCACGGGAAGTACCGCTTCATCGTCGGCCTGCTGCTGGTCCCGCTGGCGGTCTACGCGGTGTTCGTGATCTCGCCGTACGTGCAGGCGTTCCCGATCGCGTTCACCAACTGGGAGGGGCTGTCGGCGAGCTACGACTACATCGGGTTCGGGAACTTCGTCACGCTGTTCCACGACTCGGTGTTCTGGGTGGCGTTGCGGCACAACCTGTTCCTGCTGGTGTCGTTGCCGATCATCATCGTGACGTTGTCGCTGTTCTTCTCGGCCGCCCTGAACTACCGCGGCGGCGTACCGGGTGCGCGGATCTACAAGGTCGTGTACTTCTTCCCCGGCGTACTGTCGATCGCGATCGTCGGTGTGCTCTGGCAGTTCGTCTTCGAGCCGCGGAACGGGCTGCTGAACGGGTTCCTGCGGGCGATCGGCCTGGACAGCCTCGCGCGGCTCTGGCTCGGTGACGGGAAGACCGCGCTCGGCTCGATCATGGCCGTCGTGGTGTGGGGCGGCGTCGGGTTCTACGTCGTACTGTTCACGGCCGCGATGGCGGCGATCCCCAAGGAACTGTACGAGGCAGCCCTGCTCGACGGAGCCGGCGCGATGCAGACGTTCTTCCGGGTGACGTTGCCGTTGATCTGGAACACGGTGCAGACGGCGCTCGCGTTCCAGGTGATCGGTGCGCTGGACATGTTCGCGCTGGTGAAGATCCTGTCGGTCGGCCCGGGCGGTCCGGACGACGCCACCCAGGTGATCTCGCTGTACATGTACACGAACGCGTTCTCGTACGGGAAGTTCGGCTATGCGTCCGCGATCGGAGTCACGTTGTTCCTGATCAACATGATCCTGACCCTGCTCACGTTCCGGCTGACCCGCCGCGAGCGGGTCGAGTACTGA
- a CDS encoding carbohydrate ABC transporter permease — MALLTSPSRSTAPAVPPSPGPVRSAVGSRVLGGVSQGFLLVWGAMVVFPLLWAVLSSFKSDQDIFTSPWSMPSRWRWDNFSRAWNESHIGSYFFNSVVVVCCGVVLTLLLSSAVAYVLARFEFPGSRVLYYVFVAGMVFPGFLALVPLFFVVQNLGLLNTYLGLILVYAAHGMSFSVFFLTAFFKTQSKELAEAGLVDGCSHWGVLFRIMLPLARPGLVSIGIFQFLGMWNEYLLPLVLNTDEKRYLVTQGLANIAVTQGYHSDFSGLFAGLTISIIPVLAVYLGFHRQISAGMTAGALK; from the coding sequence ATGGCTCTTTTGACGTCTCCTTCCCGGTCGACCGCTCCCGCCGTACCTCCGTCGCCTGGCCCGGTCCGGAGCGCCGTCGGCTCGCGGGTGCTCGGCGGGGTGTCACAGGGGTTCCTGCTGGTGTGGGGCGCGATGGTCGTGTTCCCGTTGCTGTGGGCGGTGCTCAGTTCGTTCAAGTCGGACCAGGACATCTTCACCAGCCCGTGGAGCATGCCGTCGCGCTGGCGGTGGGACAACTTCTCCCGCGCGTGGAACGAGTCGCACATCGGCTCGTACTTCTTCAACAGCGTCGTCGTCGTGTGCTGCGGAGTCGTACTGACGTTGCTGTTGTCGTCAGCGGTCGCTTACGTGCTGGCGCGGTTCGAGTTCCCGGGTTCGCGGGTGCTGTACTACGTGTTCGTGGCCGGGATGGTGTTCCCCGGGTTCCTGGCGTTGGTGCCGCTGTTCTTCGTCGTACAGAATCTGGGGCTGCTGAACACGTACCTCGGGTTGATCCTGGTGTACGCCGCGCACGGGATGTCGTTCTCGGTGTTCTTCCTGACGGCTTTCTTCAAGACGCAGTCGAAGGAGCTTGCCGAGGCGGGACTTGTGGACGGGTGTTCTCATTGGGGTGTGCTCTTTCGCATCATGCTGCCGCTCGCCCGGCCCGGTCTGGTCAGTATCGGCATTTTCCAGTTCCTCGGGATGTGGAACGAGTACCTGCTGCCGCTGGTGCTGAACACCGACGAGAAGCGGTACCTGGTCACCCAGGGACTGGCGAACATCGCGGTCACCCAGGGCTATCACAGCGACTTCTCAGGATTGTTCGCCGGACTGACCATCTCGATAATTCCGGTCCTGGCCGTATATCTTGGATTCCATCGACAGATCAGCGCCGGTATGACCGCGGGAGCCCTCAAGTGA
- a CDS encoding LysR family transcriptional regulator, whose product MDERQLRVLREVGELGSVTAAAEALLVTPSAVSQQLRLLQRSMPVPLTERSGRRVVLTAAGQALASAAADVESALARARHAVDEFIEQPDGAVSIAAFHSAAATFFPLLLQAAPQLHLHDEDVPQDEFPPLTREYDIVLAHRLDHAEAWPRTVAVTPLLREPLDVAVPADHPLAAKRTLTPRDVAHEPWITVHDGFPLMATIEAIGAAANHRLNLVHRVNEFTVVTELVAAGAGLALIPRWTARPHPTVSLHPLRGVHTLRHIDALHRPEHTARTAVRTTLTELQKAARTIRTSRS is encoded by the coding sequence GTGGACGAGCGGCAGTTGCGGGTACTTCGGGAAGTCGGTGAGCTCGGCAGTGTGACGGCCGCGGCCGAGGCGCTGCTGGTGACCCCGTCGGCGGTGTCGCAGCAGTTGCGGTTGCTGCAGCGTTCGATGCCGGTCCCGCTGACCGAACGCTCGGGGCGCCGAGTCGTACTCACCGCCGCAGGCCAGGCGCTCGCGAGTGCCGCGGCGGATGTCGAGTCCGCGCTGGCCCGGGCGCGGCACGCCGTCGACGAGTTCATCGAACAACCCGACGGAGCGGTCTCCATCGCCGCCTTCCACAGCGCCGCGGCCACGTTCTTCCCGCTGCTCCTCCAGGCCGCTCCCCAGTTGCACCTGCACGACGAGGACGTACCGCAGGACGAGTTCCCGCCGTTGACCCGCGAGTACGACATCGTCCTGGCCCATCGCCTCGACCATGCGGAGGCTTGGCCGCGTACGGTCGCCGTCACTCCGCTGCTGCGCGAGCCGCTCGATGTCGCCGTACCCGCTGACCACCCGCTCGCAGCCAAGCGCACCCTCACCCCACGCGACGTCGCCCACGAACCCTGGATCACCGTCCATGACGGCTTCCCCCTGATGGCCACCATCGAGGCCATCGGCGCCGCCGCCAACCACCGCCTCAACCTGGTCCACCGCGTCAACGAGTTCACGGTAGTCACCGAACTGGTAGCCGCCGGCGCCGGCCTGGCCCTGATCCCCCGCTGGACCGCCCGCCCCCACCCCACCGTCTCCCTCCACCCCCTCCGCGGCGTCCACACCCTCCGCCACATAGACGCCCTCCACCGCCCCGAACACACAGCCCGCACCGCCGTCCGAACCACCCTCACAGAACTACAGAAAGCAGCCCGCACCATCCGCACATCACGAAGCTGA
- a CDS encoding DMT family transporter: MPGSRRIDLVLLMVAIVWGSSYLVAKTATAALPVLAVLFLRYAISTLALLPAVRRANRAELRTGFLLGLTQAAVLILETYGVTHTTAANAGLIISLTLVLTPLMDRRRMPPRFYLAAASCVLAVGLLMSGNGLHRLGVGDLLMLAAAVVRAGHVALVGRLAHDVRPLQLTAIQSLVGTALFVVPAVLHLPTAPSTWLQVTYLALFCSVFAFLAQTWAVQRTSASRASLLLGTEPIWAVAIGIGLGDERLTVPAALGAVLMLAGTTWGQSIERRHRESPCLTPTTV, translated from the coding sequence GTGCCCGGATCCCGCCGAATCGACCTCGTCCTGCTGATGGTCGCGATCGTCTGGGGCTCGAGCTACCTCGTGGCGAAGACCGCGACCGCCGCCCTCCCCGTACTCGCCGTGCTGTTCCTCCGTTACGCCATCTCCACCCTGGCCCTGCTCCCCGCGGTACGACGCGCCAACCGCGCCGAGCTCCGCACCGGTTTCCTGCTCGGCCTCACCCAAGCCGCCGTGCTGATCCTCGAGACGTACGGCGTCACGCACACCACCGCCGCGAACGCCGGCCTGATCATCAGCCTCACCCTGGTCCTCACGCCGCTGATGGACCGCCGCCGGATGCCGCCGAGGTTCTACCTTGCCGCCGCGAGCTGCGTACTCGCGGTCGGCCTGCTGATGTCCGGCAACGGCCTGCACCGCCTCGGCGTCGGCGACCTCCTGATGCTCGCGGCCGCCGTCGTACGCGCCGGCCATGTCGCGCTCGTCGGCCGCCTCGCCCACGACGTACGCCCGCTCCAACTGACCGCGATCCAGTCCCTCGTCGGTACGGCGCTCTTCGTCGTACCCGCCGTACTGCACCTGCCAACCGCCCCGTCGACGTGGCTGCAAGTGACCTACCTAGCCCTGTTCTGCAGCGTCTTCGCGTTCCTCGCGCAGACCTGGGCGGTGCAGCGTACGTCGGCCAGCCGCGCCAGTCTGTTGCTCGGCACCGAGCCGATCTGGGCCGTTGCCATCGGCATCGGCCTCGGCGACGAACGGCTGACCGTACCGGCCGCGCTCGGCGCCGTACTCATGCTCGCCGGCACCACGTGGGGCCAATCCATCGAACGCCGCCACCGGGAGTCCCCATGCCTGACACCTACGACCGTCTGA
- a CDS encoding YbaK/EbsC family protein — protein sequence MPDTYDRLITLLEDVPYKLIDHAPDGTTETVSALRGHPVAQAAKCIILLVKPDKRTTKYVLAVVPGDRRVDLDAVKQLYAARYVGFADAATAERLARTVPGTVLPFSLDPELELIADPAVVASPELYFNAARLDRSVMISGPDYAALANPRVEPITPQ from the coding sequence ATGCCTGACACCTACGACCGTCTGATCACCCTGCTCGAAGACGTCCCGTACAAGCTGATCGACCACGCCCCCGACGGCACCACCGAGACGGTCAGTGCACTCCGCGGTCACCCGGTCGCGCAAGCCGCCAAGTGCATCATCCTGCTGGTCAAGCCCGACAAGCGCACGACGAAGTACGTGCTGGCCGTCGTCCCCGGCGACCGGCGCGTCGACCTCGACGCGGTCAAGCAGCTGTACGCCGCCCGGTACGTCGGATTCGCCGACGCCGCGACGGCCGAGCGTCTCGCCCGGACGGTTCCGGGTACCGTCCTGCCATTCAGTCTCGACCCGGAGCTCGAACTGATCGCGGACCCGGCCGTCGTCGCCTCGCCGGAGCTGTACTTCAACGCCGCCCGCCTCGACCGCTCGGTGATGATCTCCGGCCCGGACTACGCCGCGCTCGCGAACCCGCGGGTCGAACCGATCACGCCCCAGTGA
- a CDS encoding ricin-type beta-trefoil lectin domain protein, whose product MRSARRIAAAMLSVAAAVTTLTAPPTSAAPLPANTGAFRGVNWADPRDNYAHDAVVPSGLSTADNYATTYRKADGIVGEFRKELKANTVRLPINPSSVGTAWWRSYRGAIDAAVERGFNVILSYWEADNAKDGRVDDTAAYAAMWDTVVKAYAKNPHVYFEPMNEPFGYTLTDWVSLTSAWIARHSDVPRSRIVISGTGYNDNVTGVGAAPELQGTLLSLHFYGFWASDTTEAAWLANLRPRIGSYGSRTIIDEAGSPMTIGLNYGNHEGNVYTSYLAALTQVARENKMGIVYWPGLRTGDSYSMTTQVGPADLQVNSRSGLDQLWWGWRLLKDEPTNTLPPSPPGQPLRGVASGRCTDVPGSSTAPGTSLDLWDCNNGGNQSWNYTTTKQLTVYADKCMTAGSSVTIENCTGATNQAWEVNEDQTVTSVADPTRCLTATGTGNGAAVVTATCNGSDGQKWTR is encoded by the coding sequence ATGAGATCAGCCCGCAGGATCGCCGCCGCGATGCTCTCGGTCGCCGCCGCCGTCACCACGCTCACTGCCCCTCCGACCTCGGCGGCACCGCTGCCCGCGAACACCGGCGCGTTCCGCGGGGTGAACTGGGCCGACCCGCGGGACAACTACGCCCACGACGCGGTGGTCCCGTCCGGCCTCAGTACGGCGGACAACTACGCGACGACGTACCGCAAGGCGGACGGGATCGTCGGCGAGTTCCGCAAGGAGCTCAAGGCGAACACGGTCCGGCTGCCGATCAACCCGTCGAGCGTGGGGACTGCCTGGTGGAGGTCCTACCGCGGGGCGATCGACGCTGCCGTCGAGCGCGGGTTCAACGTCATCCTCAGCTACTGGGAGGCCGACAACGCCAAGGACGGGCGGGTCGACGACACCGCGGCGTACGCGGCGATGTGGGACACCGTGGTCAAGGCGTACGCCAAGAACCCGCACGTGTACTTCGAGCCGATGAACGAGCCGTTCGGGTACACGCTGACCGACTGGGTCTCGCTGACGTCGGCCTGGATCGCCCGGCACAGCGACGTACCGCGGAGCCGGATCGTCATCTCCGGCACCGGGTACAACGACAACGTGACCGGGGTCGGCGCGGCGCCGGAGCTGCAGGGAACGCTCCTCTCGCTGCACTTCTACGGGTTCTGGGCCTCCGACACCACCGAGGCGGCGTGGCTGGCGAACCTGCGGCCCCGGATCGGGTCGTACGGGTCGCGGACGATCATCGACGAGGCCGGGTCGCCGATGACGATCGGGCTGAACTACGGCAACCACGAGGGCAACGTGTACACGTCGTACCTCGCCGCGCTCACCCAGGTCGCCCGTGAGAACAAGATGGGCATCGTGTACTGGCCGGGGCTGCGTACCGGCGACTCCTACTCGATGACGACCCAGGTAGGCCCGGCCGATCTGCAGGTCAACAGCAGGAGCGGACTGGACCAGCTGTGGTGGGGCTGGCGCCTGCTGAAGGACGAGCCGACCAACACGCTGCCGCCGTCCCCGCCGGGCCAGCCGCTGCGTGGAGTCGCGAGCGGCCGGTGCACCGACGTACCAGGGTCCTCAACGGCACCTGGTACGTCGCTGGACCTGTGGGACTGCAACAACGGTGGCAACCAGTCCTGGAACTACACGACCACCAAGCAGCTCACGGTGTACGCCGACAAGTGCATGACGGCCGGGAGCTCCGTAACCATCGAGAACTGCACAGGAGCGACCAACCAGGCGTGGGAGGTCAACGAAGACCAGACCGTGACCAGCGTGGCCGACCCGACGCGCTGCCTGACCGCAACAGGCACCGGCAACGGCGCAGCGGTCGTCACGGCGACCTGCAACGGCTCTGACGGCCAGAAGTGGACCCGTTAA
- a CDS encoding YhgE/Pip domain-containing protein, which produces MTALRMALSELRRLTAGRLPKLAVVALLLVPVLYGGLYLYANHDPYGRLNKIPTAVVVEDQGTTLATGEKLNVGPQVADELVKSKSFDWHQVDRADATQGVSEGKYEFALVLPKSFSGDLASSADFKPRQAQLELLTNDANNYIAHTIANQVVAQVTKTVASQVSETAASQLLAGYNTIHKQISTAASGAAQLQAGLTSAGTGVTKLQTGATQLNTAQQQLSTGATQLATGATQASQGASSLATGASQLDSGLGTLKDKTASLPKQTKQLADGAGQVADGNEKIAGVGKQVATASSTLVQDLKTFDAQLAAKLKEQGLSQHQIRVILQETAKLRGPVVQANTKIQSTSKQLNQLATGARKVSDGASELANATPALTSGISTAATGAHQLNTGASQLKTGLGTLQTGAQKLAAGEKQAVAGQGQLLTGVNSLATGMGQLKTGATQLSTGLQNGVKQIPNPTADQRKAVAETLGAPVTLQNVSQATAASYGAGLAPFFLSLACWIGAYVLFLLVRPLSPRALAALQSPFRVALGGWLPPALFGAVQATLVFVAVVLGLGIDAAHPWLTVGFLILTSLTFVAILHALSAWFGAVGKFLGLVLMVVQLVSAGGTFPWQTIPEPLYFFHHALPMSYAIDGVRHLMYGGPGASLGRDLLALAAWFVVGIAASTLAARKQRVWPAKKLQPELVL; this is translated from the coding sequence GTGACCGCGCTGCGGATGGCCCTGAGTGAGTTGCGGCGCCTGACGGCCGGGCGGCTGCCCAAGCTGGCCGTGGTCGCGCTGCTGCTGGTGCCGGTGCTGTACGGCGGCCTGTATCTCTACGCGAACCACGACCCGTACGGCCGGCTCAACAAGATCCCGACCGCAGTTGTCGTCGAGGACCAAGGTACGACGCTGGCGACCGGCGAGAAGCTCAACGTCGGACCGCAGGTCGCGGACGAGCTCGTGAAGTCGAAGAGCTTCGACTGGCACCAGGTGGACCGGGCGGACGCGACGCAGGGCGTTTCGGAGGGGAAGTACGAGTTCGCGCTGGTGCTGCCCAAGTCGTTCTCGGGCGACCTGGCATCCAGTGCGGACTTCAAGCCGCGGCAGGCGCAGCTGGAGCTGCTGACGAACGACGCCAACAACTACATCGCCCACACGATCGCCAACCAGGTCGTCGCGCAGGTGACGAAGACGGTCGCGTCGCAGGTGAGTGAGACGGCCGCGTCGCAGCTGCTGGCCGGCTACAACACCATCCACAAGCAGATCAGTACTGCGGCCTCCGGTGCCGCCCAGCTGCAGGCCGGGCTGACGTCCGCCGGGACTGGTGTCACGAAGCTGCAGACCGGCGCCACGCAGCTCAACACCGCACAGCAGCAACTGTCGACCGGCGCGACGCAGCTGGCGACTGGTGCAACCCAGGCTTCGCAGGGCGCATCGTCGCTCGCGACTGGTGCCTCGCAGCTCGACAGCGGCCTAGGGACATTGAAGGACAAGACTGCTTCGCTGCCGAAGCAGACCAAGCAGCTGGCCGACGGCGCGGGCCAGGTTGCCGACGGCAACGAGAAGATCGCCGGTGTCGGAAAGCAGGTGGCGACCGCGTCCAGCACGCTGGTCCAGGACCTGAAGACATTCGACGCCCAGCTGGCCGCGAAGCTGAAGGAGCAGGGCCTCAGCCAGCACCAGATCCGGGTGATTCTCCAGGAGACCGCGAAGCTGCGCGGCCCCGTCGTACAGGCGAACACGAAGATCCAGTCGACGTCCAAGCAGCTCAACCAGCTTGCAACCGGTGCACGGAAGGTATCGGACGGTGCGTCCGAGCTGGCAAACGCTACGCCCGCGCTGACCAGCGGAATCAGTACTGCGGCCACCGGCGCGCACCAGCTCAACACAGGCGCCTCCCAGCTGAAGACCGGGCTCGGCACCCTGCAGACCGGTGCACAGAAGCTTGCTGCCGGTGAGAAGCAGGCCGTGGCCGGCCAGGGCCAGTTGCTGACCGGTGTGAACAGTCTTGCGACCGGTATGGGTCAGCTGAAGACCGGTGCGACCCAGCTGAGCACCGGTCTGCAGAACGGCGTGAAGCAGATCCCCAACCCGACCGCTGACCAGCGCAAGGCAGTCGCGGAGACGCTGGGTGCCCCTGTGACGCTGCAGAACGTCTCTCAGGCCACGGCGGCCAGCTACGGCGCCGGCCTGGCGCCGTTCTTCCTCAGCCTCGCCTGCTGGATCGGGGCGTACGTCCTGTTCCTGCTGGTCCGGCCGCTGTCCCCACGGGCGCTGGCCGCACTGCAGTCGCCGTTCCGGGTGGCTCTCGGCGGTTGGTTGCCTCCGGCCCTCTTCGGCGCGGTGCAGGCGACGCTGGTGTTCGTGGCCGTCGTACTCGGCCTCGGGATCGACGCGGCACATCCGTGGCTGACGGTCGGATTCCTGATCCTGACGTCGTTGACCTTCGTCGCGATCCTGCACGCGCTGTCGGCGTGGTTCGGTGCGGTGGGTAAGTTCCTCGGCCTGGTGCTGATGGTGGTCCAGCTGGTCAGCGCCGGCGGTACGTTCCCGTGGCAGACGATCCCGGAGCCGCTGTACTTCTTCCACCACGCGCTGCCGATGAGCTACGCGATCGATGGCGTCCGGCACCTGATGTACGGCGGGCCCGGCGCCTCGCTCGGGCGGGACCTGCTCGCGCTGGCCGCGTGGTTCGTGGTGGGGATCGCCGCCTCCACCCTGGCCGCCCGCAAGCAGCGGGTCTGGCCGGCCAAGAAGCTGCAGCCGGAACTGGTGCTGTAG
- a CDS encoding TetR/AcrR family transcriptional regulator produces the protein MEPPKRRRSNTRARLLEGALEVFAERGFHGASVEDICERAGFTRGAFYSNFGSKDELVLALFQATTDRLLEQIEALLPELASQPGSLLDAVLGLLDETAPDQRQWHLISAEFTLHALRDPDAAEALNKQRAMFRESLTRLVEQITETSGLELTVPAEQFVRMVIAVHEGARSQSLLEPDEVPAGTLEHTFLPMVLEAVSRPSR, from the coding sequence ATGGAACCTCCCAAGCGCCGCCGTTCGAACACGCGGGCCCGTCTTCTCGAAGGCGCCCTCGAGGTGTTCGCCGAGCGCGGGTTCCACGGCGCGTCGGTGGAGGACATCTGCGAGCGCGCCGGGTTCACCCGCGGCGCCTTCTACTCGAACTTCGGCTCCAAGGACGAGCTGGTGCTCGCGCTGTTCCAGGCCACCACCGACCGGCTGCTGGAGCAGATCGAGGCGCTGCTGCCGGAGCTCGCGAGCCAGCCCGGCTCGTTGCTCGACGCCGTCCTCGGACTGCTCGACGAGACCGCGCCGGACCAGCGCCAATGGCACCTGATCTCGGCCGAGTTCACGCTGCACGCACTGCGCGACCCGGACGCGGCGGAGGCGCTGAACAAGCAGCGCGCGATGTTCCGCGAGAGCCTGACGCGGTTGGTCGAGCAGATCACCGAGACGAGTGGCCTCGAGCTGACCGTCCCGGCGGAGCAGTTCGTCCGGATGGTCATCGCCGTACACGAAGGGGCTCGGTCGCAGAGCCTGCTCGAGCCGGACGAGGTGCCGGCCGGGACGCTGGAGCACACGTTCCTGCCGATGGTGCTGGAGGCGGTCAGCCGACCTTCACGCTGA